A region from the Vicia villosa cultivar HV-30 ecotype Madison, WI linkage group LG3, Vvil1.0, whole genome shotgun sequence genome encodes:
- the LOC131658933 gene encoding potassium transporter 5-like gives MFLSIFANYSDLFCGTFALYSIVCRYAKVGLLPNNQVEDTQVSNYQLGLLNRRHMRAFNLKTVLQRSHFMKIFLLSTTLLGTSMVIGDGVLTPCISVLSCVGGIKEPASSITEMIILIGLFMVQRFGTDKVVLMDMMLAEAMLMLSLQLAYGCVKALDLD, from the exons ATGTTTTTGAGCATTTTCGCTAACTATAGTGATTTGTTTTGTGGAACATTTGCTTTGTATTCTATTGTATGTCGTTATGCCAAAGTGGGACTTCTTCCGAATAACCAAGTAGAGGACACACAGGTGTCTAATTACCAGCTGGGATTGCTAAACCGCCGTCATATGAGAGCTTTCAACCTTAAAACTGTGCTTCAGCGGAGTCACTTTATGAAGATCTTCCTCTTATCTACTACTTTGCTGGGAACTTCCATGGTTATCGGTGACGGTGTTCTCACCCCTTGCATATCTG TATTATCCTGTGTGGGAGGGATCAAGGAACCTGCTAGCAGTATAACCGAGA TGATAATCTTGATTGGTCTTTTCATGGTTCAGAGATTTGGAACTGATAAAGTAG TTTTGATGGACATGATGCTTGCTGAAGCTATGTTAATGTTGTCTTTGCAGCTTGCATATGGATGTGTTAAAGCATTGGATTTGGATTAG